From Arachis stenosperma cultivar V10309 chromosome 2, arast.V10309.gnm1.PFL2, whole genome shotgun sequence, one genomic window encodes:
- the LOC130962760 gene encoding zinc finger BED domain-containing protein RICESLEEPER 2-like gives MTENSNIEAAGISASTQPSSPPSGVRKNQSAVCDHFYVENATEKKAKCKYYGSLIQYGNGTSSMGGHLRRCKQHPNNDSNKRRKITTTPTIDERGVLNSPNASKFDQEEARRALVEMLIGEELPFHFVESLKFQKFVHALQARFKVPSQTTLARDIRALYAEEKMKLQDFLSTNCGKVFSVTVDNASSNDVAIKYLKQRLNSWNSIILNGEFIHMRCCAHIINLIVKEGLKDIDESILRIRSAVKYVRSSPSRASRFQKCVELEKIQYKGFPCIDVETRWNSTYQMLEVALKHRKAFELLAMKDNTYIGEMNGGKGRGVPSDLDWEYAESIVPFLQVFSDATICVSGTLYVTSDMYMKEVFAIGQFICHFCDSIDFSTMSMAEKMRVKYEKYWGNPNLVNMLLLIAIVLNLMQKIEYVNYFLDYFFGEEKGGELKSKLFKCIKLLYQQYQSSEEASEADTQDVQANNINTDLHGMGFFLQATGRRTNTRSELVRYLQEECEPYSHKFDIQNWWKVNSTRFPILGNMAREVLAIPISTVASESVFSTGGRVLDPYRSSLTLRMVEALICTGDWLKEDLFSTLDDDDEVLQQVYQNIFSSNDGACSMAASIDNLDDD, from the exons ATGACTGAAAACAGTAATATTGAAGCAGCAGGGATATCTGCTAGCACTCAACCATCTTCTCCACCATCAGGTGTTCGTAAGAATCAGTCAGCTGTCTGTGATCATTTTTATGTAGAGAATGCTACCGAGAAGAAGGCTAAATGCAAATATTATGGTAGCTTAATACAATATGGGAATGGAACCAGCTCAATGGGTGGTCATTTAAGAAGATGCAAGCAACATCCTAATAATGATTcgaacaaaagaagaaaaataacgACCACACCGACTATAGATGAGCGTGGTGTTTTAAATTCACCCAATGCTTCCAAATTTGACCAAGAGGAGGCTCGAAGAGCACTTGTGGAAATGCTTATTGGGGAAGAGCTACCATTTCACTTCGTTGAAAGCCTGAAATTCCAAAAATTTGTGCATGCCCTACAAGCAAGATTCAAAGTTCCTTCACAGACTACATTAGCACGTGACATTAGAGCTCTTTATGCTGAAGAGAAGATGAAGTTGCAAGATTTTCTTTCGACAAATTGTGGTAAA GTATTTAGTGTGACAGTTGATAATGCCTCGTCTAATGATGTTGCAATTAAATATCTGAAGCAGCGATTGAATTCTTGGAATAGCATTATTTTGAATGGTGAATTTATTCATATGAGGTGTTGTGCACATATTATAAACTTAATTGTAAAAGAGGGGTTGAAAGATATTGATGAATCAATCTTGAGGATTCGTAGTGCAGTAAAGTATGTTAGATCTTCTCCATCTAGAGCTAGTAGGTTTCAAAAGTGTGTTGAACTAgaaaaaattcaatataaaggCTTTCCTTGCATAGATGTTGAGACTAGGTGGAACTCTACCTATCAAATGTTAGAGGTAGCTTTGAAGCATCGCAAAGCATTTGAGTTGCTTGCTATGAAAGATAATACCTATATAGGAGAAATGAATGGAGGAAAAGGGAGAGGTGTTCCTTCTGATTTAGATTGGGAGTATGCTGAGTCCATTGTACCATTTTTGCAAGTGTTCAGTGATGCCACTATATGTGTTTCTGGTACCTTATATGTTACCAGTGACATGTATATGAAGGAAGTATTTGCAATTGGACAATTTATTTGTCATTTTTGTGATTCTATTGATTTTAGTACTATGTCAATGGCAGAAAAGATGAGGGTTAAGTATGAGAAGTATTGGGGCAATCCTAATTTAGTGAATATGTTGTTATTGATTGCTATCGTACTTAATCTAATGCAAAAGATTGAGTATGTCAATTATTTCTTGGATTACTTCTTTGGAGAAGAAAAAGGAGGTGAATTGAAGTCAAAGTTGTTCAAATGCATAAAGTTACTTTATCAGCAATACCAAAGTTCTGAGGAAGCAAGTGAAGCTGATACACAAGATGTTCAAGCCAATAACATTAATACCGATCTTCATGGCATGGGCTTTTTTCTGCAAGCAACCGGTCGCAGAACAAATACAAGATCTGAACTTGTTAGATATTTACAAGAAGAATGTGAGCCATACTCCCATAAGTTTGATATACAAAACTGGTGGAAGGTCAACTCAACCCGATTTCCAATTCTTGGAAATATGGCTCGTGAGGTATTGGCTATACCTATTTCTACGGTAGCTTCGGAGTCTGTATTTAGTACTGGAGGAAGAGTCCTCGATCCATACCGCAGTTCCTTAACACTTAGAATGGTAGAGGCCTTAATCTGCACAGGAGATTGGCTTAAGGAAGATCTTTTCTCTACtttagatgatgatgatgaagttCTTCAACAAGTTTATCAAA ACATATTTTCCTCTAATGATGGTGCTTGTTCTATGGCGGCATCAATTGATAATCTTGATGATGACTAG